The sequence tttgatcccgtgagggaaatttggtctctgcatttatcccaatccgtgaattagtgaaacacactcagcacacagtgaacacacagtaaggtgaagcacacactaatcccgacgcagtgagatgcctgctacaacagcggcgctcggggagcagtgaggggttaggtgccttgctcaagggcacttcagccgttcctactggtcggggttcgaaccggtaaccttccgctaaccagtaggccacggctgcccataagAGTTATTCACTACAGAGGCTGGTTTGTCCTTGGTACAGTACTGCACATTCCCTTACCAGTGCAACATCTCATATACAGCAATGACGAAAGAATGACGCTTTATGGAAGAAAAAAGGACAGCTACTAGACCAACGGAGGCTTACAGGCAGAGGCCAGAGAGCAGTGAGTGAAAACAATTCACGGCCTTTAACAAAAAGTGTACGGGAGTGAAGTTGTGGCCTGTTGTTAGCGTGTGCTGCGAGAGTACCTTGCACTTGATGCTGCTCGGATGTCCCACGAAGAACACCACGCTGACGTAGCTCCCTGTCAAGGACAGGAGGATGATCTGGCACAGCGGACCCCCCGCCGCCCTCACCACAGGCGTGTTCCGTTGCCACAGGAACAGCACGCCTATGACCAGTGCCATGATGACGCCCAGCGCGGCCAAGGTCAGCAGCACGATGGCGAAGCCGTCTTTCCAGTCCAGCAGCTCCAGGGTCTTCAGTCTGCAGGACGTGCTTCTGACTGGGGCCCACTCTATGCTAGCATTACAACTCAGGCACTGGTCCGCATCTGACAATCAGGAGAGCGTAACAAaatatgtgtttttatttatatttacatacattttATGTTTACCATCATGCAATGTTCTCTTGATGAGTTTGGCATGGTTCAGAGGCAGATTGTAAAGACATGCTCTTAGAATGCAAAGTGGATGGCCCTTGAGGTCATTTTGTAAAACACCCTCATCAAGTCTCAGTCAAGCTTTTTATGTAAGTGGAAAATCACTGAACTTTTCCTTTCAGTGTTTATGTGTCCATAAAGGGctgatctttttctctctcaccttGCTCTGTCTGTGTAAATATTAGCTCTCCTCTGTTTGGAGATATGGAAATTGGACTGacactgtgggtgtgtgtgtgtgtgtgtgtggaggggggggtgtatgtatgtgtctgtgtgtgggtgtgagagagactcaCCCGTGTCATTGGAGTAATGGTCTGCAGTGCAGTTGATGCACTCGTAGCAGCAGGTGTGTTGGCCCTCTACACTCTTCTTCATTTCTCCTGGCTCACAGCTGTTGGAGCACTTCGACACCACATCCTGGTGGACACACAcagtaggggttaagtcatttagagaccTCAGACCTTCTTATTTTCTAACTACTTTTACGAGTCTGCAGTATCACTGAgtacagctgttacaagagggtctggcgtcccattgttatgatgcacttcctgcgacgcggtcattcgtctctaaatgacttaactccCTCTCACACAGAGGAAGAAGCAGGAGGTGGGAAGTGGAAGGAAGTGGGAAGTGGGAGGAAATAGGAAGTGGGAGGAAGTGGGAAGTGGAAGGAGAGAAGTGGGAAGTGGGAAGTGGAGATATCATGTCAGTCACAGCACAGTTTCTTATCACCACTTCAAAACACTTGGTGGATATGATGCCACTGAGAGATCATGGCTGCTGGCCCTGGTGACCTTGACTGACCTGGCCAGTTCAGTTTAGGGGTCAGCTGCCATTTAGAACTTTCTAGTCATTTTAGGCTGAGTGTCCATAGAGTCATTTTCTAAACACctgtcttttttgttgtttccaATGAGGATGTATGGCCACATACAGCTGCCTATAGAGAAAGTGTTGCACTTTACGCTTATCTGGTTTACTGCACTATATTGTATTATTCaacagcacaaaaaaaaaatcaagtatTGGCCGAGGTAATGCAGGAAAGAATGTTTCAATAATCCAGCAACTGTAATGCACTTACTGAAATTTAAACTACAATGCATTTCTTTACTTTGTTACACAGgcaagtaatcagattacagtaaCATTACTCATTACCCCCATCCATGAGGAAAAAAAGGTTAGTTCACTCCCCACTGATCATTGATGATCAGGCAGTGGAGAGAGTGTCCAGTTTTAAATTTCTTGGCACACAATACACAAAGTTTAAATTTCTTGGCACCACCATATGTCCCTGAAGTGGGAGGTCAACACCAACCTCATTATAAGCAAAGCCCGCTTTTGTAACAGTACTTCCCCTGCCACTGTTAGGCTCTTTAATGCTCAGACACCTGGCAGAGTAAACATGTACTAAATGCACCTTATTCAAATGCACTTTATAGATGGCACAAGGACACTTTATGAGAAGTTGCAATAGCACAAGGTTTTGTTTTACTGGTTTGAATGATTGTCTATGTGATTGTCTTTTATGTAGGCCCTACTGTAtgatcctgtgtgtgtattgcctttttttttaacctAATTAGCACCAAGACAAATTCCAATCAACTGTATTGACATGGCAATAAACTGTTGAACTTGAAAAGGGAAATAAGGAAACAAATGATCTGCACACTGCTGTATGCAAATTTGTCCTCTTTCCTTTGATCACATATAAATGACCCGTCAATTCCAATTGAAAGCCTAAGAGTTTTTAACAGCTTTATCTGTtcattaacctgactctcgccagatttcgttccgcttagctccgcctagcttcactcacatccatctgggacctcttccgttgagagtgatttctgcaccacattttatggtagagccaatcaggacgcagggcgggagtttcatagatgtgatgtagcgtagaagcgactgtgagactgttctcagcgtcacgggttggcttcgatgtgagtggttgaagtagcatgtcaatacatgacggacaagtggcttatccaatcttatgcaagcattttttgattaggctcagccttctgaagcaacactccaatggattgatcccagatggatgagtagagtagagtggagctaggcggaacaaaattcatctggcgagagtcaggttatctGTTCATGTGTCTGACGTGAAAGCACTCTACTGTTGTTGAGCAAACCTTCAGGGccattgtgctgtgtgtgtgtgggtgtgtgtttgtctcttcaCAAGGGTTTTTGAATGACATGCCTGTCATTTTTTCTGAATGAACCTAGCTgactaacttccgtatccatcctgAATGAACCTAGCTgactaacttccgtatccatccaaccttcggtcgtcaaatgtctatgggaaataacatggcgttttgaaagattgtacctgtcaaactctgtaggtgacaaagtagaaaaagctgctgggcagattggcctacacacttctgccatctagtttccactggattttttgattgtcggtgccgtttaagtactttgtcacctacagagtttgacaggtacgatctttcaaaacgccatgttattttaTAGGTCTATTGTTTTGACTGATTCAATCACCTTGAAGAGGTGAAGCTGGCTTCGCATCTCGCGGCTGGTTGGGGTAATGGAGTTGTTGACAGAGTGATACTCGGCTACCACGTCGAAGGTACCTAAGGACCCTCTGCTGGTCCTCCAGATGGTGATGTCATAACCCAGGTTCACATCTCCGTTTTTATCAAAACTGTATTTCTTTCCTTCCATCTCAAACGTTGCTCTTTTTAGGGGACCGAGCAGCTGAAATGGAGAAGACAGTGACAACAAAAAGATTCAAGACGATCAAGAGATCAAGTGAATGTGAAATTAAACCTCTTGTTCTCAGACTCAGATCTTATTTGAACCTTTCTAACCCTTTGTTTGTCAGTTAGCTTGATCAACTGTGTTAGGCTTACTGAAGAAAAGTCAATAAATCTACTGTTCTATTTAAGCAGTAGGctaattgtaggcctactgtgtgtgATCACACAGCAAGGcaaggctttgaaccggttcacggaacgaaaacgaaaaccagaAACTTTTGATGTTTTGCTACAGAAACCAGAAACTTCTGTGTAATATGACGTGGTGAGGTTCACATCACTTCCCGTCGTTtagggtacaaccgggacgatagacctctccagaataagtcccgcctcctaacttccgtatccatccaaccttcggtcgtcaaatgtctatgggaaatagcatggcgttttgaaagatgtacctgtcaaactctgtaggtgacaaagtagaaaaagctgctgggcagattggcctacacacttctgccatctagtttcctctggattttttgattgtcggtgcctacctacagatgttttaccggtatgatatttcgaaacgccatgttacttcccatagacaatcggaagttggatggatacggaagttacggaggcgggacttattctggagaggtctattgaaacgggggacgaatgaaacattccggttttctccgagtgcaacgatgatagacagtcatcatttggacaaaacatagagcatattaacctccgttgctcagccaaatgccttcctgttacatcCCGGTATCATGGAGTTACAGGctataaacgatttttgatggtcacaagtttacatattagcgtttttttttgtttattattaaagagtgtttttcatttaaaggtttgacttgatgcttattcagtagagcatttagtgacAGGCCGTcggtctccataggttaacatggcaaaacttgacccaaagtgcttcacaggtaAGGCTATCTTACAAAAAAGCAAAGGAGGGAGATTGACaaataaaattaaatgaaatataattttaaagtcctaatgTTCAGCCTACTTATTTGTATGTCCCGCAGACATgggaacgttattaaccggttcgggaattttatttttttgttctaaccacTTCAGGAACGTCAATTTCAGTGTTGAACCAaaaaccggaaacgttaaaatgttgtttctgttcggaacgaaTCAATTGGAAAAAAAttctggttcaaagccctggttGCGTCTTATGCAGtgagtgttgtctgtgtgttgtgtgttacgCAATGAGTGTtgtttgtgtattgtgtgttatGCAGTGagtgctgtctgtgtgttgtgtgttatgcagtgagtgttgtctgtatggtgtgtatgtctatgctgtgtgtttcatgtgtcatACCTGCCATGGCTTGAGTGCTCCAGGAGTCTTGCAGTCATTTCTTTTAGCACACCGGTCCACTATGGCCTGGGTTATTGCGCTGATGGCCATCTGGATGCTGAAGACTGAATCTGAGGCTGTGTTGTTCAACAGGATGGCTGTCGCCTTGTCTGGATCCACGGTCTGGTAGAACTTCCTCATAAATGGCATGTTTGTGTGCTCGCTCATATACACATCTCTCCTCAGCTCCCTGAGGTACTGCTGGAAGGGTGCAATGTTGCCGCTCTTGAAGGTGAACCCCACGACCTTCCCAATGGAGCCGAAATCAATGTGCGCCAGCTCGATGCCGTTGGTGGACCAACTGTCACTGGCGATCCACACTCTGTCCTCGGCGGGACCACCCTGCAGCTCCTCAAACACCTGCCGCATGTACTCCGCTTTGGCAAAGGACACAATCACCTTCGCCTTCCAGTTGCTGCGGATGCTTTGGACTGCCTGGCGGATAGAGCTGTTCACATTGGGGTCGTTCACTGATTCGGGCAGAATCTCCTTAAAGGCCAGGCAGATGCCCTTTTGTGCCGCCTCTGAGGCGAAGCTATCTAGTGCCGAGCTTCCGTAGTCGCCGTCCATCGTGATCACGCCCACCCAGTTCCAGAGGTTGTCGCTTAGCAACTTCGCCATGGCGCGAGTCTGGTACATGTCATTGGGCACGGTCCTCAAGAAGGCAGGAAAACGAAGCTTGTCACTCAGGATGGTGGCTGTGGATGAGTAACTGATCTGTGATGCAAGTGAGGCAGGAAATAAAGATGAGTTTACCTCTACAGCACAGTTCTTTTCACATCAGTTGAGACacagatgagaaaagagagCAAAATAAAAGTGTAGAAGTGCAAACagcacatctatctatctatctatctatctatctatctatctatctaacatcTAAACTTCATGAAGGGAAAGGGGTATGAGAGATAACCCTTGTCCCACCTGCATCCCTTCCACCCCAACTCTACCTGTGGGATAAGCTCCAGGGTGAGCACCCGTGCCAGAGCGATGGAAAGTTCCGAGAAGGACGCTCCCACCACAGCCACCACTGACTGGGTGCACACAGAGCCATTGCCACAGGCCTGGCAGCCACCACTGCTGTTGCTTGCGCCACTTTTTGTCGAGCTGATGCCTTCCGTGAAGTCCTTGGACGCCCGCAGGGCCGTGGTGATGTCGGAGCAGGAGTCGTGGATGTGGTAGCCCAGCGTGATGCCCAGCTTTGTGAGTGCCTCGGAGCGATTGGCCTCCTCCACCGCCTGGATCATGACCAAGGCTTCAGAGACACGAGCCGTATTCAAGCTGTTAGAGAAACAATACCCATGGAGGAAGGGAAAATAAGGAACCCGTCCAATAGACCTTTGCGTGTTTGAC is a genomic window of Alosa sapidissima isolate fAloSap1 chromosome 10, fAloSap1.pri, whole genome shotgun sequence containing:
- the gprc6a gene encoding G-protein coupled receptor family C group 6 member A isoform X1: MQMLLTLVLLLSWMTHTMASPPTASAPGDILIGALFPIHARAKVPTTYQPDLSQPQPAVCVDLNTARVSEALVMIQAVEEANRSEALTKLGITLGYHIHDSCSDITTALRASKDFTEGISSTKSGASNSSGGCQACGNGSVCTQSVVAVVGASFSELSIALARVLTLELIPQISYSSTATILSDKLRFPAFLRTVPNDMYQTRAMAKLLSDNLWNWVGVITMDGDYGSSALDSFASEAAQKGICLAFKEILPESVNDPNVNSSIRQAVQSIRSNWKAKVIVSFAKAEYMRQVFEELQGGPAEDRVWIASDSWSTNGIELAHIDFGSIGKVVGFTFKSGNIAPFQQYLRELRRDVYMSEHTNMPFMRKFYQTVDPDKATAILLNNTASDSVFSIQMAISAITQAIVDRCAKRNDCKTPGALKPWQLLGPLKRATFEMEGKKYSFDKNGDVNLGYDITIWRTSRGSLGTFDVVAEYHSVNNSITPTSREMRSQLHLFKDVVSKCSNSCEPGEMKKSVEGQHTCCYECINCTADHYSNDTDADQCLSCNASIEWAPVRSTSCRLKTLELLDWKDGFAIVLLTLAALGVIMALVIGVLFLWQRNTPVVRAAGGPLCQIILLSLTGSYVSVVFFVGHPSSIKCKIRQVLFGLSFTLCVSCILVKSLKILLAFNFNPSLQEMLRRLYKPYAIVVACMAVQVLVCTVWLVLRSPFPVRRPFDSTSMLAECDEGSYVAFAVMLAYIAVLALVCFGFAFKGRKLPESYNEAKFITFGMLIYLISWVIFIPVYVTTQGKYLPAVEMVVILLSNYGILCCHFLPKCYIILFKKEHNTKDAFLRNVYEYSQRSSGSLGGSTSLGTEEKTNSQAFTISRMSIYLPSASTDTVSTEATVSQSTQGQVPKPRLRRTFSI
- the gprc6a gene encoding G-protein coupled receptor family C group 6 member A isoform X2; the encoded protein is MQISYSSTATILSDKLRFPAFLRTVPNDMYQTRAMAKLLSDNLWNWVGVITMDGDYGSSALDSFASEAAQKGICLAFKEILPESVNDPNVNSSIRQAVQSIRSNWKAKVIVSFAKAEYMRQVFEELQGGPAEDRVWIASDSWSTNGIELAHIDFGSIGKVVGFTFKSGNIAPFQQYLRELRRDVYMSEHTNMPFMRKFYQTVDPDKATAILLNNTASDSVFSIQMAISAITQAIVDRCAKRNDCKTPGALKPWQLLGPLKRATFEMEGKKYSFDKNGDVNLGYDITIWRTSRGSLGTFDVVAEYHSVNNSITPTSREMRSQLHLFKDVVSKCSNSCEPGEMKKSVEGQHTCCYECINCTADHYSNDTDADQCLSCNASIEWAPVRSTSCRLKTLELLDWKDGFAIVLLTLAALGVIMALVIGVLFLWQRNTPVVRAAGGPLCQIILLSLTGSYVSVVFFVGHPSSIKCKIRQVLFGLSFTLCVSCILVKSLKILLAFNFNPSLQEMLRRLYKPYAIVVACMAVQVLVCTVWLVLRSPFPVRRPFDSTSMLAECDEGSYVAFAVMLAYIAVLALVCFGFAFKGRKLPESYNEAKFITFGMLIYLISWVIFIPVYVTTQGKYLPAVEMVVILLSNYGILCCHFLPKCYIILFKKEHNTKDAFLRNVYEYSQRSSGSLGGSTSLGTEEKTNSQAFTISRMSIYLPSASTDTVSTEATVSQSTQGQVPKPRLRRTFSI